The following proteins come from a genomic window of Streptomyces sp. GS7:
- a CDS encoding enolase C-terminal domain-like protein, with protein MAVTDTVTGLEVHDVRFPTSEQLDGSDAMHPDPDYSAAYVVLRTSGGPRGYGSCFTIGRGNEVMAAAIRSLAPFVVGRPVPATADRLAALHRDLTRDSQLRWLGPEKGVMHMAAGAVVNAAWDLAARRAGRPVWEFLAALTPEELVAQVDFRYLSDALTPDEALAVLRAAEPGRAERADRLRARGYPAYTTSPGWLGYDDGTLVRLAKAAVADGFGQIKLKVGADLDDDKRRLRLARDAVGPGVRIAVDANQRWDVAEAVRWMTALAPYTPYWIEEPTSPDDVLGHAAVRSGQPVKVATGEHVANRVVFKQLLQAGAVDFVQIDAARVAGVNENLAILLLAAKYGVPVCPHAGGVGLCELVQHLAMFDYVAVCGSWEDRVIEYVDHLHDHFTDPAVVENGRYRAPAAPGFSVRMRPASVAAYRFPDGPVWRARRPRREQEVSV; from the coding sequence ATGGCCGTCACCGACACCGTCACCGGACTGGAGGTCCACGACGTCCGCTTCCCCACCTCGGAGCAGCTCGACGGGTCGGACGCCATGCACCCGGACCCCGACTACTCCGCCGCCTATGTCGTCCTGCGCACCTCCGGCGGGCCGCGGGGGTACGGCTCGTGCTTCACGATCGGGCGCGGCAACGAGGTCATGGCCGCCGCCATCCGCTCCCTCGCCCCGTTCGTCGTCGGCCGCCCGGTGCCCGCCACCGCCGACCGGCTCGCCGCGCTGCACCGCGACCTCACCCGGGACTCCCAGCTGCGCTGGCTCGGCCCGGAGAAGGGCGTGATGCACATGGCGGCGGGCGCGGTGGTCAACGCGGCCTGGGACCTGGCCGCCCGCCGCGCGGGCCGCCCGGTCTGGGAGTTCCTGGCCGCGCTGACCCCCGAAGAGCTGGTCGCGCAGGTCGACTTCCGCTATCTCTCCGACGCGCTGACGCCCGACGAGGCGCTGGCCGTCCTGCGCGCCGCCGAACCCGGCCGCGCCGAGCGCGCCGACCGGCTGCGGGCCCGGGGCTATCCCGCGTACACCACCTCGCCCGGCTGGCTGGGCTACGACGACGGCACGCTGGTCCGGCTGGCGAAGGCGGCGGTGGCCGACGGCTTCGGCCAGATCAAGCTGAAGGTCGGCGCCGACCTCGACGACGACAAGCGGCGGCTGCGGCTGGCCCGGGACGCCGTCGGGCCCGGCGTCCGGATCGCGGTCGACGCCAACCAGCGCTGGGACGTGGCCGAGGCGGTCCGCTGGATGACCGCGCTGGCGCCGTACACCCCGTACTGGATCGAGGAGCCGACCAGTCCGGACGACGTGCTGGGGCACGCCGCGGTGCGCTCCGGGCAGCCCGTGAAGGTGGCCACCGGTGAGCATGTCGCCAACCGGGTGGTGTTCAAGCAGCTGTTGCAGGCCGGCGCCGTGGACTTCGTGCAGATCGACGCGGCCCGGGTGGCCGGGGTCAACGAGAACCTGGCGATCCTGCTGCTCGCCGCCAAGTACGGAGTGCCGGTGTGCCCGCACGCGGGCGGGGTGGGGCTGTGCGAGCTGGTGCAGCACCTCGCCATGTTCGACTACGTGGCGGTGTGCGGGAGTTGGGAGGACCGGGTCATCGAGTACGTCGACCATCTGCACGACCACTTCACCGATCCCGCGGTCGTCGAGAACGGCCGCTACCGGGCGCCCGCCGCGCCCGGGTTCTCCGTCCGCATGCGGCCCGCGTCGGTCGCCGCGTACCGCTTCCCGGACGGGCCCGTCTGGCGGGCCCGCCGGCCGCGGCGCGAGCAGGAGGTGTCCGTATGA